The following proteins come from a genomic window of Halobellus litoreus:
- a CDS encoding helix-turn-helix transcriptional regulator: MNAGSSVGDDTTSRELVHFVTQQTRFALINNFLQHPEQLPSMYELEELNPSVSDATVYKHIQKLIDAGIVKEVALDDDQRRQSYPWKFYGLTEDGREFLEKHNLLAAEETLQQIYDTIADKPEKMVKYENAPRPDGA, translated from the coding sequence ATGAACGCTGGTTCGAGTGTCGGCGACGACACGACATCCCGCGAACTCGTCCACTTTGTTACCCAACAGACGCGGTTCGCGCTGATCAACAATTTCCTCCAGCATCCCGAGCAACTCCCCTCGATGTACGAACTCGAGGAACTCAACCCCAGCGTGAGCGACGCTACTGTCTACAAACACATTCAGAAGCTGATCGACGCAGGTATCGTCAAAGAGGTCGCCCTCGATGACGATCAGCGCCGGCAGAGCTACCCCTGGAAGTTCTACGGGCTCACCGAAGACGGCCGCGAATTCCTGGAGAAGCACAACCTGCTCGCCGCGGAGGAGACGCTCCAGCAAATCTACGACACTATCGCTGACAAGCCCGAGAAGATGGTCAAGTACGAGAACGCCCCCCGCCCGGACGGCGCGTAA
- a CDS encoding ArsR family transcriptional regulator translates to MSETDTGAADAGPFAEQQRLFKLLSQDTRHLIIQELLGHPAHLMSLAELEYMTGKSQAAIKDQLETLIDAGLLARYTYDPSEGKRDLPSQFYGFTERGVEILHDYKYLRGLPVARALYENTRKTEKIERHESAPRPEIPDAVAQALEFDEPDLGTVDGGTTR, encoded by the coding sequence ATGAGCGAAACCGACACTGGCGCGGCCGATGCAGGGCCGTTCGCGGAACAACAGCGGCTGTTCAAGCTGCTGTCCCAGGATACGCGCCATCTCATCATCCAAGAGCTGCTGGGCCACCCCGCACATCTGATGTCGCTCGCCGAACTCGAGTACATGACTGGAAAGAGCCAAGCAGCTATCAAAGATCAGCTGGAGACGTTGATCGACGCCGGGCTCCTCGCACGCTACACGTACGACCCAAGTGAGGGAAAACGTGATCTCCCTTCCCAGTTCTACGGGTTCACGGAGCGGGGCGTCGAGATCCTCCACGACTACAAGTATCTCCGTGGCCTCCCGGTCGCACGCGCCCTCTACGAGAACACGCGGAAGACCGAGAAAATCGAGCGCCACGAATCGGCGCCTCGGCCGGAGATTCCGGATGCTGTCGCGCAAGCTCTTGAGTTTGACGAGCCCGATCTCGGCACCGTCGATGGTGGTACAACCCGATAG
- a CDS encoding RNA-guided endonuclease InsQ/TnpB family protein, whose protein sequence is MADDYVRRTAITRLSVDGEQRELLEETISEWKRGCQLATDIAWGRCNAKSDVQPLAYDDVREHTGLGSQHAILATHQAAEAITGCLEHRSNGKKVSKPTFTAPTVTYDTRTMTLFDDDTVSLTTTESRVRCPLALPDADDGYQRQYLDSDEWSVTESTLTARDGDYFLHIGFRRPKTDTERNTAEDGTVLGVDLGMENLAVTSTASFVSGRELTHNLREFETVRAGLQQTGTRSAHRTLEQSSGRELRYIRDVLHRASNAIVNEALRYECDVIAFEDLTHIRDRTGASWGHKWAFRTLSEQVEYKAEAEGIAVKQVGSAYTSKRCAECGFTANENRLTRDDFRCVKCGAEANADYNAAKNIGMRYVRRGQQSSRRTGNSQLALKSGTVTPSGGFTAHPEGFEAEFMDKSHPPRANPPG, encoded by the coding sequence GTGGCGGATGACTACGTGCGTCGGACAGCAATAACCCGTCTCTCGGTAGACGGTGAGCAACGCGAGTTGCTCGAGGAGACCATCTCCGAGTGGAAACGTGGGTGCCAACTCGCCACCGACATAGCGTGGGGCAGGTGCAACGCGAAAAGCGACGTACAGCCCCTCGCCTACGACGACGTGCGCGAACACACCGGCCTCGGGAGTCAGCACGCGATTCTCGCCACTCACCAGGCTGCAGAGGCCATCACTGGCTGTCTCGAACACCGGTCCAACGGCAAGAAAGTCAGCAAGCCGACCTTCACCGCACCCACAGTGACGTACGACACTCGAACCATGACGCTGTTCGATGATGATACGGTGTCGCTCACCACCACGGAGAGTCGCGTCCGGTGTCCGCTTGCGCTCCCCGACGCCGACGATGGCTACCAACGGCAGTACCTCGACTCCGACGAATGGAGCGTCACCGAAAGCACGCTCACTGCCCGCGACGGCGACTACTTTTTACATATCGGGTTCCGCCGACCCAAGACCGATACCGAACGGAACACCGCCGAGGACGGAACGGTCCTCGGGGTCGATCTCGGCATGGAAAACCTCGCCGTCACCAGCACCGCCTCATTCGTCAGCGGGCGGGAGTTGACCCACAACCTCCGCGAGTTCGAGACAGTTCGCGCCGGGCTCCAACAGACTGGCACACGAAGCGCTCACCGAACGCTCGAACAGTCGAGTGGCCGAGAACTGCGATACATCCGCGACGTACTCCACCGAGCGTCGAACGCCATCGTGAACGAAGCACTCCGCTATGAGTGCGACGTGATTGCGTTCGAGGACTTGACCCACATCCGCGACCGCACGGGTGCGTCGTGGGGACACAAGTGGGCGTTCCGAACGCTCTCTGAGCAAGTTGAGTACAAAGCCGAAGCGGAAGGCATCGCGGTGAAACAGGTGGGGTCGGCGTACACGTCGAAGCGGTGCGCCGAGTGTGGCTTCACAGCGAACGAGAATCGCTTGACTCGTGACGATTTCCGGTGTGTGAAGTGCGGGGCCGAAGCGAATGCAGATTACAACGCGGCAAAGAACATCGGGATGCGATACGTCCGTCGAGGCCAACAGTCGTCTCGGCGGACGGGCAACAGTCAGCTTGCCCTAAAGTCTGGAACTGTGACGCCGAGTGGTGGATTCACCGCCCACCCGGAAGGGTTCGAGGCCGAGTTCATGGACAAGTCCCACCCTCCACGAGCGAACCCGCCAGGGTGA
- a CDS encoding SWIM zinc finger family protein codes for MHRVDTTVTAVVSGSRQYDVRVDLATDGFAPWCDCPYDGPGACKHAVAVLLRCVDDPPPDEDDQLDAALDGVDADDLRAFLRDELATDADLRAPVSRPSRRADETVG; via the coding sequence ATGCACCGCGTCGACACCACCGTAACCGCCGTCGTGAGCGGCAGCCGTCAGTACGATGTCCGTGTTGACCTCGCCACCGACGGGTTTGCCCCGTGGTGCGATTGTCCGTACGACGGGCCGGGAGCGTGCAAGCACGCCGTCGCCGTGTTGCTTCGGTGTGTTGACGACCCACCGCCAGACGAAGACGATCAACTCGACGCCGCACTCGATGGCGTCGACGCCGACGATCTCCGCGCGTTCCTGCGTGACGAACTCGCGACCGATGCGGATCTCCGCGCCCCGGTTTCTCGCCCGAGTCGGCGAGCCGACGAGACAGTCGGCTGA